In Heptranchias perlo isolate sHepPer1 chromosome 7, sHepPer1.hap1, whole genome shotgun sequence, a genomic segment contains:
- the LOC137323495 gene encoding tubulin alpha-1D chain-like isoform X3 — translation MGNACWELYCLEHGIQPDGQMPSDKTIGGGDDSFNTFFSETGAGKHVPRAVFVDLEPTVIDEVRSGTYRQLFHPEQLITGKEDAANNYARGHYTIGKELIDLVLDKLRKLSDQCTGLQGFLIFHSFGGGTGSGFTSLLMERLSVDYGKKSKLEFAIYPAPQISTAVVEPYNSILTTHTTLEHSDCAFMVDNEAIYDICRRNLDIERPTYTNLNRLIGQIVSSITVSLRFDGALNVDLTEFQTNLVPYPRIHFPLATYAPVTSSEKAYHEQLSVAEITNSCFEPANQMVKCDPRHGKYMACCLLYRGDVVPKDVNAAIATIKTKRTIQFVDWCPTGFKVGINYQPPTVVPGGDLAKVQRAVCMLSNTTAIAEAWARLDHKFDLMYAKRAFVHWYVGEGMEEGEFSEAREDMAALEKDYEEVGADSIEDQGEEEEY, via the exons ATGGGCAATGCCTGTTGGGAATTGTACTGTTTGGAGCATGGTATCCAGCCCGATGGACAGATGCCCAGTGACAAGACCATTGGAGGTGGAGACGACTCCTTCAACACCTTCTTCAGTGAGACTGGAGCTGGGAAGCATGTCCCCCGAGCTGTCTTTGTTGATTTGGAACCAACCGTGATTG ATGAGGTTCGTAGTGGTACCTATCGCCAGCTGTTCCACCCCGAGCAGCTCATCACTGggaaggaagatgctgccaacaATTATGCCCGTGGGCACTACACCATCGGCAAGGAGCTGATTGATTTGGTCCTTGACAAACTCCGTAAACTG TCTGACCAGTGCACAGGACTCCAGGGTTTCCTCATTTTCCACAGCTTTGGTGGAGGCACTGGCTCTGGTTTCACCTCCCTGTTGATGGAACGTCTCTCTGTTGACTACGGCAAGAAATCCAAACTTGAATTTGCCATCTACCCAGCTCCTCAGATCTCCACAGCTGTAGTCGAACCCTACAACTCCATTCTGACCACCCACACCACCCTTGAGCACTCGGACTGTGCCTTCATGGTAGATAATGAAGCCATCTATGATATCTGTCGCAGAAACCTGGACATTGAGCGCCCAACTTACACCAATTTGAACCGACTGATTGGTCAGATTGTATCCTCCATTACAGTGTCCCTTCGCTTTGACGGTGCCTTGAATGTTGATCTGACAGAATTCCAGACCAATTTAGTTCCATACCCACGTATCCACTTCCCTCTGGCTACCTATGCTCCTGTAACCTCATCTGAGAAGGCTTACCATGAGCAACTGTCTGTGGCTGAAATCACCAATTCTTGCTTTGAGCCAGCCAACCAGATGGTCAAGTGTGACCCTCGCCATGGCAAGTACATGGCCTGCTGTCTGCTCTATCGAGGTGATGTGGTGCCAAAAGATGTCAATGCTGCTATTGCCACAATCAAGACCAAACGCACCATCCAGTTTGTGGACTGGTGCCCAACTGGTTTCAAGGTTGGCATCAACTACCAGCCTCCCACTGTAGTGCCTGGTGGGGACCTGGCCAAGGTGCAGCGTGCTGTGTGTATGCTGAGCAACACCACGGCCATTGCTGAAGCCTGGGCTCGCCTCGATCACAAGTTTGATCTGATGTACGCCAAGCGCGCCTTTGTCCATTGGTACGTGGGTGAGGGGATGGAGGAAGGAGAGTTCTCTGAGGCCCGTGAAGACATGGCGGCCTTGGAGAAAGATTATGAAGAAGTTGGTGCAGATAGTATTGAGGAtcaaggtgaagaagaagaataTTAG
- the LOC137323495 gene encoding tubulin alpha-1D chain-like isoform X1 — MRECISIHVGQAGVQMGNACWELYCLEHGIQPDGQMPSDKTIGGGDDSFNTFFSETGAGKHVPRAVFVDLEPTVIDEVRSGTYRQLFHPEQLITGKEDAANNYARGHYTIGKELIDLVLDKLRKLSDQCTGLQGFLIFHSFGGGTGSGFTSLLMERLSVDYGKKSKLEFAIYPAPQISTAVVEPYNSILTTHTTLEHSDCAFMVDNEAIYDICRRNLDIERPTYTNLNRLIGQIVSSITVSLRFDGALNVDLTEFQTNLVPYPRIHFPLATYAPVTSSEKAYHEQLSVAEITNSCFEPANQMVKCDPRHGKYMACCLLYRGDVVPKDVNAAIATIKTKRTIQFVDWCPTGFKVGINYQPPTVVPGGDLAKVQRAVCMLSNTTAIAEAWARLDHKFDLMYAKRAFVHWYVGEGMEEGEFSEAREDMAALEKDYEEVGADSIEDQGEEEEY, encoded by the exons ATG CGTGAATGTATCTCTATCCATGTTGGCCAGGCCGGTGTCCAGATGGGCAATGCCTGTTGGGAATTGTACTGTTTGGAGCATGGTATCCAGCCCGATGGACAGATGCCCAGTGACAAGACCATTGGAGGTGGAGACGACTCCTTCAACACCTTCTTCAGTGAGACTGGAGCTGGGAAGCATGTCCCCCGAGCTGTCTTTGTTGATTTGGAACCAACCGTGATTG ATGAGGTTCGTAGTGGTACCTATCGCCAGCTGTTCCACCCCGAGCAGCTCATCACTGggaaggaagatgctgccaacaATTATGCCCGTGGGCACTACACCATCGGCAAGGAGCTGATTGATTTGGTCCTTGACAAACTCCGTAAACTG TCTGACCAGTGCACAGGACTCCAGGGTTTCCTCATTTTCCACAGCTTTGGTGGAGGCACTGGCTCTGGTTTCACCTCCCTGTTGATGGAACGTCTCTCTGTTGACTACGGCAAGAAATCCAAACTTGAATTTGCCATCTACCCAGCTCCTCAGATCTCCACAGCTGTAGTCGAACCCTACAACTCCATTCTGACCACCCACACCACCCTTGAGCACTCGGACTGTGCCTTCATGGTAGATAATGAAGCCATCTATGATATCTGTCGCAGAAACCTGGACATTGAGCGCCCAACTTACACCAATTTGAACCGACTGATTGGTCAGATTGTATCCTCCATTACAGTGTCCCTTCGCTTTGACGGTGCCTTGAATGTTGATCTGACAGAATTCCAGACCAATTTAGTTCCATACCCACGTATCCACTTCCCTCTGGCTACCTATGCTCCTGTAACCTCATCTGAGAAGGCTTACCATGAGCAACTGTCTGTGGCTGAAATCACCAATTCTTGCTTTGAGCCAGCCAACCAGATGGTCAAGTGTGACCCTCGCCATGGCAAGTACATGGCCTGCTGTCTGCTCTATCGAGGTGATGTGGTGCCAAAAGATGTCAATGCTGCTATTGCCACAATCAAGACCAAACGCACCATCCAGTTTGTGGACTGGTGCCCAACTGGTTTCAAGGTTGGCATCAACTACCAGCCTCCCACTGTAGTGCCTGGTGGGGACCTGGCCAAGGTGCAGCGTGCTGTGTGTATGCTGAGCAACACCACGGCCATTGCTGAAGCCTGGGCTCGCCTCGATCACAAGTTTGATCTGATGTACGCCAAGCGCGCCTTTGTCCATTGGTACGTGGGTGAGGGGATGGAGGAAGGAGAGTTCTCTGAGGCCCGTGAAGACATGGCGGCCTTGGAGAAAGATTATGAAGAAGTTGGTGCAGATAGTATTGAGGAtcaaggtgaagaagaagaataTTAG